From the genome of Thermosipho japonicus:
CTGTAAACTTTGTTAAAACATCTACATTTTCATCCTCTGATGCTATTCCAGATGTTCTCAATTCTTTTATTGCTTGATAAATCTTATCCTGTGTTACTCCATATCTTGATAAAATTCTAAAAGTCATACTTTCTGGAATCAATGTCATTGCAAGTAATAAATGATCCGATCCAATCTTTTCATCACCCATTCTCTTTGCTTCTTTTTTTGCCTCTTCAAGAACATGTCTCGCCTCCGGGGTTATAAATATCTGACCTGTTGGTGCATTTGTTTTAACACCATACCTTGAAATAAATGACTCCAATTCCCTTTTTAGCTCTGTAATATCAACTTTTAAATGTTTTAAAATATCCTTTGCCGCATTTTCATCATCTTCCAATATAGAAAGTAAAATATGTTCAGATGACATCTGATTTTGTTTGTACCTTGTCAAAATATCTGAAACAGCCATAAGGATTCTTTGCCCATTTTCCGTATATTCATTCATATCAAACATTAACTCTGCACCTCCTTCAATAACTTACCTCTTGCTATTACTTTTTCAATCTTTAAATTTTCATCCAAAACAACGATATCCCCATCAGTTTCCTTTTCTATTCTACCTTTAGAATTTAATTTTAAAACCTTTGCAGGATTTATCGTTATAGTTTTTATTACCTCTTCAAATTTTAAACCTCTTTCAACAGCTTTTTTTACACTTTCAAACAACACGGTTGTGCTGGCAACATCAAGCTTTATTAACCTACCATTTTCATCAAACTTTGGCAAGCTTCCGTGCCCATCAGAAGTCATAGTCAAATTATCAATTATTCCTTCATTAATTGAAATCTCTAAATAATCCACTACACTTTCAGAAGCTGTCAGATCTATAAATCCACCTTTCTTCGCAAATTCTATCGCCCTATGAAACAGCTCTTTGCTTCTTCCAACATGTGTTGGATACATATGATAAATTGGTATTTCTGTATTTTCCGCTATTTCAAACAAATAATCTATACCATTTTTTCCATTTCCAACATGGAAATTTACAACGCCTGCCTTTTTAGATATTAAACCTCCAACTCTAGCTTGAGCAACTATTCTTTTAATCTCTTCAAGTGTAGGTTGAGAAGATCTATGGTCAGATATTGCTATCTCTCCTACTCCTATTACCTTGTCTATGAGTACTAAATCTTTCTTAATATCTCCCATAATTGTCTTTACTGGCACACTATATGAACCAGTATAAATAAAACTAGTTATACCAAGTTCATC
Proteins encoded in this window:
- the iadA gene encoding beta-aspartyl-peptidase: MLTLLKNLKIFTPYYIGKKDILIANGKIELIEDNLVVPFSKVLDLNGKIAVPGFIDAHVHIIGGGGEGGFQTRTPEITIEELVDSGITTVIGCLGTDDVTRSMEDLYAKSKQLDELGITSFIYTGSYSVPVKTIMGDIKKDLVLIDKVIGVGEIAISDHRSSQPTLEEIKRIVAQARVGGLISKKAGVVNFHVGNGKNGIDYLFEIAENTEIPIYHMYPTHVGRSKELFHRAIEFAKKGGFIDLTASESVVDYLEISINEGIIDNLTMTSDGHGSLPKFDENGRLIKLDVASTTVLFESVKKAVERGLKFEEVIKTITINPAKVLKLNSKGRIEKETDGDIVVLDENLKIEKVIARGKLLKEVQS